The genomic region GTTCCTGCACCAAACACCGAGATTTGCTGCGCGTCAAGTTAAGCTGGTCTGAGAAATAACTGACAAGTTTTGAATGATGCAGCATCCCAGCGGCCATTAACCATTCCTGTCGTGATCATGGTCACAATTGCGCTCAAGACATGTCTTGGTCTTTACCTTCTGAAGACTCTGAGTCACCGCTGATCGTGCTAACAAGCCACATGCCCACATTGTCTGAGGTGAGGTCAGTTCACAGTTGATACTGGTGCTTGGTTCAGAAGTTTTTGGTGGTCCATCtcgattctaacttttctttgttTTGCAGCTGTCATCATCGCATTAGACCTTTGGCAGATGGAATTGTGCTTCGTCGCACGTTTCATTATATACAGATAAGTACATGAGGATTACATGCATTAAATTTGGTAACAGACAGGAGATGAAAGATGGATTAGATTAAATTAAATGCAACGGGTCCACACGGTCTTGACGCGATGGAGTCATGGATGATAGTGACTTGGAACTGCCAGGCAAAGGGGAGGGAAGAACAGTGCATGTGACTCACCCTTGAAACTAGGAATAAAAAATCCCCATCAGAAACTCTTGCCTTCTCTATAAAAGCCTTCCACTCTCACCATCTGATTGGATGAGATTTGAATTGTCACAAGCCAATGTTTGATTGCAATTGTGATGTATTTTTCAGAAAACGACTGTTGAATTGTCATGAGCAATGAAGTGGTGGTGCGCTGCCTTCAGTTGTGACGCTGACAGCCCAACCAGGGTGAAATCCTTGATTctttaaaaagaaaagagaaggggTATCAGCAAGGTTCCTAAATGTGAAATCGCCATTGGATGCCTTCCTCAAGAAATAAACGGGCAGACAGGAGTATTCCACAACTGAAAACGCAAGGCAAGCTAGAATTAAGATGAGAACAAACTCACTGACAAGATCTTACTGTGATTAGAGGGGGGAAAAACTCAGAGACAATGAGAGGCTGATCTGGCCGGAACGTATAAAAGCTTAAACACTGTTGGTTCTTTGTCCATGGAAGTTTATTAAAAAGAAGACAGTGACAGCGACCTCTGTGTCTCTACATATAAAACAATGAGGCAGCCACCCACTCTTCCCATTAGCAAAGCGTACATCCCTCCAACAAACCTTGAGttgagagaggagagaggagacAGCAAGCGACACAACACAGAGGTGAACCTTCTGCCATCCTATTCATCTTCCTTCTTTCTCCCTTATCTTGGTCTCAATTGATTATGAGATGCTGTGCTATGGCCTGCAGGTAACCGGCTCACGCCTGTCTCGGTGGCCGTGGGCAATCATGGCCACTGTGGGACAGTCTGGGGCCCTGAGGAGGGTCACCGTGCACTACGCCAACTCGCCCACAGGCAGCACGGTGGCAGAGGTGAGCTTTGACGACCTTGACGACGAGCTGCTCCTGTTTGTGCTCGCCGATCTTCTTCCTGGCCAGGTACGTGCCCCTTGTTCGCTTTCCAGCTCTCGAGCGCAAGCATGCGTAACCATGGCGTTTCTGCCAACCCTGTATATATCTTTGCTTCTTCCGCAAACACGCAGGGAGCGGGATTTCAGTCTACTGAAAAGAAAACTGTCACGATTGCAGGAAGGTTTACACCAGTCGATCTTGGAAGGAACATACAACAACCAGGAGAACCACATGAGAGGTGCAGCACCCAGTGCACCATATGGTTATTCACGGCCAGAGGAGTACCGTGCAGAGAGCAGCACTGCTGCAGCAGCAGCAACTGGTTCTAGGAATTCAGGCATGGATGAACAGATCGCCTCGGACTTCGAGTACGCCAAGCAGCTGCAGCAGGAGATGGAGGACCTCAGCGTCAAAGACGAAGACGACAACGGTATGCTCTGCTCTGCCTATGATTGGGTGGTGATTCAGCACATTCGTATGCATTTTATTTTACATGATGTGACACTTGTTTGATTCTTATGCCTGTCGCATCGCATCTCATAATCGTGGTTCTTGTGTTGGCGCTGGCGCGCTCCCATGATTGTTCAGATATCAGCTGCGTGCCGTCTCCATCTGACTCTGACGATGAGCACGAGCATCATGACGAAGAGGAAGAGGTGATTGCTCAACttgttttttctcttcttttcttttctttttctcgaACACACACATGAAGGAGAACATTGCTCAACTTGGCAGGCTCGACATCTATCTGTCCTTCGGAGTTAATTTATCCTTCA from Zea mays cultivar B73 chromosome 6, Zm-B73-REFERENCE-NAM-5.0, whole genome shotgun sequence harbors:
- the LOC100282498 gene encoding uncharacterized protein LOC100282498; the protein is MATVGQSGALRRVTVHYANSPTGSTVAEVSFDDLDDELLLFVLADLLPGQEGLHQSILEGTYNNQENHMRGAAPSAPYGYSRPEEYRAESSTAAAAATGSRNSGMDEQIASDFEYAKQLQQEMEDLSVKDEDDNDISCVPSPSDSDDEHEHHDEEEEADRQEDGDGDDDPDNMTYEQGQALVESVGTEYRGLSDELISYLQPWKYKAVKASGLFSRKTNHEDCPICLSTFRNRETMITLPCRHHYHAACVTRWLKVNKTCPVCKYELFGPS